A single window of Halococcus saccharolyticus DSM 5350 DNA harbors:
- a CDS encoding DUF7529 family protein yields MSESNPFDRVVEPWEAVMGDMEATAAEYREAGWDVLELHPGDVTVLDGERYGLDVLVPGDEYERLADVAEEGTFDSYEVYRASESDIVFALAVLEDPASEQAICCPVYYERSKADEMARQAHEEGRMYTHIRPLANDEAVTFAYEDPDLFFAD; encoded by the coding sequence ATGTCCGAGAGCAACCCGTTCGATCGGGTCGTCGAACCCTGGGAGGCGGTCATGGGCGATATGGAAGCCACGGCAGCGGAGTACCGCGAGGCGGGCTGGGACGTGCTCGAACTCCACCCCGGAGACGTGACAGTGTTGGACGGCGAGCGCTACGGCCTCGACGTGCTCGTGCCCGGCGACGAGTACGAGCGCCTCGCCGACGTCGCCGAGGAGGGAACGTTCGATTCCTACGAGGTGTACCGCGCCAGCGAGTCCGACATCGTGTTCGCGCTCGCGGTGCTCGAGGATCCGGCGAGCGAGCAGGCGATATGCTGTCCGGTCTACTACGAGCGAAGCAAAGCCGACGAGATGGCGCGACAGGCACACGAAGAGGGCCGGATGTACACCCACATCCGCCCGCTCGCAAACGACGAGGCCGTAACCTTCGCCTACGAGGACCCCGACCTCTTCTTCGCGGACTGA
- a CDS encoding DHH family phosphoesterase, with translation MNDRLIDDDRLDLARKSILPGEGFFYPDSFDAERADREVREALAGADTVVLADPDADGLACVAFVREAFGTGALVPTSPHDLSDTLDRVADHLEPGARVFVCDLCPDEYRYIAGQFERLIERAASVQWFDHHQWADETTERVRTAGAELVVGDSEEECSADVTLAALDHEFDPLYAELATVTRDHDLWLREDPRSDDLADFAYWSDPEEYVGIVREHGPDLPPEVEEYLAEQRVEKEALIERAVERAETHEIGPWTVGVTYGRCSQNEVAEALREAGTDAAVVVKPSGSASIRGTETFERCHEVAGQVNGGGHPKAAGCKPDIYDDMLDYAHHWTTRGAVTKQVILGAFERLADKGVETSQ, from the coding sequence ATGAACGACCGACTCATCGACGACGACCGCCTCGACCTCGCTCGGAAATCCATCCTTCCTGGCGAGGGCTTTTTCTATCCCGACTCGTTCGACGCCGAGCGGGCCGATCGCGAGGTGCGCGAGGCGCTCGCGGGGGCCGATACCGTCGTGCTCGCCGATCCCGACGCCGACGGGCTAGCCTGCGTCGCGTTCGTCCGCGAGGCGTTCGGGACTGGGGCGCTGGTGCCGACGAGTCCCCACGACCTGAGCGACACACTCGATCGGGTGGCCGATCACCTCGAACCCGGCGCGCGGGTGTTCGTCTGTGACCTCTGTCCCGACGAATACCGCTACATCGCCGGCCAGTTCGAGCGCCTGATCGAACGGGCCGCGAGCGTGCAGTGGTTCGACCACCACCAGTGGGCCGACGAGACCACAGAGCGGGTCCGTACAGCGGGTGCAGAGCTCGTCGTCGGCGATTCGGAGGAAGAGTGCTCGGCCGACGTGACGCTGGCTGCGCTCGATCACGAGTTCGATCCCCTCTACGCGGAGCTCGCCACCGTGACCCGCGACCACGACCTCTGGCTCCGGGAGGACCCGCGAAGCGACGATCTCGCGGACTTCGCGTACTGGAGCGATCCCGAGGAGTACGTGGGAATCGTCCGCGAGCACGGCCCGGACCTCCCCCCCGAGGTCGAGGAATACCTCGCCGAACAACGCGTCGAGAAGGAGGCGCTGATCGAGCGCGCGGTCGAGCGGGCCGAAACCCACGAGATCGGGCCGTGGACCGTCGGCGTGACCTACGGCCGGTGTTCACAGAACGAAGTCGCCGAAGCGCTGCGGGAGGCGGGTACCGACGCCGCCGTGGTGGTCAAACCCTCGGGGTCGGCGAGCATCCGCGGCACCGAGACCTTCGAGCGGTGTCACGAGGTCGCGGGGCAGGTCAACGGCGGCGGTCACCCGAAGGCCGCTGGCTGCAAACCCGACATCTACGACGACATGTTGGATTACGCCCACCACTGGACGACCCGCGGCGCAGTGACGAAACAGGTGATTCTCGGGGCGTTCGAGCGGTTGGCCGACAAAGGAGTAGAGACGAGTCAGTAG
- a CDS encoding universal stress protein has protein sequence MNVLVGIDGTERAFAAFERTVARVKETGDDLTAAIVASEIERPETIERRVREVLDGEGIEAPIRRIEGHAGGGLVDLADDGGFDRLVVDGGERSPTGKIRLDSTTEFVLLNAETSVTLAR, from the coding sequence ATGAACGTCCTGGTGGGGATCGACGGGACCGAGCGCGCGTTCGCGGCGTTCGAGCGCACCGTCGCGCGGGTGAAAGAGACCGGCGACGACCTCACGGCGGCGATCGTCGCGAGCGAGATCGAACGGCCGGAGACCATCGAACGCCGGGTGCGCGAGGTGCTCGACGGAGAGGGGATCGAGGCCCCGATCCGCCGGATCGAGGGCCACGCCGGCGGTGGACTGGTCGATCTGGCCGACGACGGCGGGTTCGATCGCCTCGTCGTCGACGGCGGCGAACGATCGCCGACGGGGAAGATCCGACTCGACTCCACCACCGAGTTCGTTCTGTTGAACGCCGAAACGTCGGTGACGCTCGCCCGATGA
- a CDS encoding DUF7112 family protein has product MPERIPHDHPSVETVRATLARRGRSSRPRLALPDDADRFPLDTIRLVLDGETYHARVESGLDGDREITGAYDNARLARERDGTDRLDEWRRSSGLDLGRSVAVDIVESGFLYGVREPGERAVYEATEPPDEGLAAIAQDLDGDPDG; this is encoded by the coding sequence GTGCCAGAGCGGATCCCGCACGACCATCCCTCGGTCGAAACGGTGCGGGCGACGCTCGCCCGCCGTGGCCGGAGCTCCCGGCCACGGCTCGCGCTCCCCGACGACGCCGACCGCTTCCCGCTCGATACGATCCGTCTCGTTCTCGATGGAGAGACCTACCACGCACGGGTCGAGTCCGGACTCGACGGCGATCGCGAGATCACCGGCGCGTACGACAACGCCCGGCTCGCACGCGAACGCGACGGCACCGACCGCCTCGACGAGTGGCGGCGGTCTTCGGGTCTCGATCTCGGTCGGAGCGTTGCGGTCGACATCGTGGAGTCCGGATTCCTGTACGGCGTCCGCGAACCCGGCGAGCGTGCGGTCTACGAGGCGACCGAACCGCCTGACGAGGGCCTCGCTGCCATCGCGCAGGATCTCGACGGCGATCCCGACGGCTGA
- a CDS encoding GNAT family N-acetyltransferase, with translation MSRPYPDEPAGPFERPPETFTDAHGREIEVSVYDDKEFDALAEMYVAFDPADRAQGIPPANEEAIEEWLDTILGSGYDVVAYHGDTCVGHATLVADGDACHELAIFVLDTHQAAGIGSRLLEALLGHAGREGAERVWLTVERWNQAAIALYRKVGFETCDSESFEIEMAIRL, from the coding sequence ATGAGTCGACCGTACCCCGACGAACCCGCTGGACCGTTCGAGCGGCCACCGGAGACGTTCACCGACGCCCACGGCCGCGAGATCGAGGTATCGGTGTACGACGACAAGGAGTTCGACGCGCTCGCGGAGATGTACGTCGCGTTCGACCCCGCCGACCGCGCCCAGGGTATCCCGCCGGCGAACGAGGAGGCGATCGAGGAGTGGCTCGACACCATCCTCGGGTCGGGGTACGACGTGGTCGCGTACCACGGTGACACCTGTGTGGGCCACGCGACACTCGTGGCCGACGGCGACGCGTGCCACGAACTCGCGATCTTCGTACTCGACACCCACCAAGCGGCGGGGATCGGGTCGCGACTGTTGGAGGCGCTGCTCGGCCACGCCGGTCGCGAGGGTGCAGAACGTGTCTGGCTCACCGTCGAGCGGTGGAACCAGGCCGCGATCGCGCTCTACCGGAAGGTCGGGTTCGAAACCTGCGATAGCGAGAGCTTCGAGATCGAGATGGCGATCAGGCTGTAG
- a CDS encoding DUF5807 family protein, whose protein sequence is MDSARTQFLAGDRPDDVLLFIAESAVSDLGTLAQHGEQVERGVVLILEAERGRSAFEGATGVDPMTLASSAMNSEGDLDLDAFEGECPEADANGEDSADEADDAATEEHAPRFVFGFAEERNEEAGGIYAEGDVIHAYAVCECGTAYSDRWVAGE, encoded by the coding sequence ATGGACTCCGCACGCACGCAGTTTCTCGCCGGCGATCGTCCCGACGACGTGTTGCTGTTCATCGCGGAATCGGCGGTCTCTGACCTCGGCACGCTGGCCCAACATGGCGAGCAGGTCGAACGCGGTGTCGTCCTGATCCTGGAGGCAGAGCGCGGCCGGAGCGCGTTCGAGGGCGCGACCGGCGTCGACCCGATGACGCTCGCGAGTTCGGCGATGAACTCCGAGGGCGACCTCGATCTCGACGCGTTCGAGGGCGAGTGTCCCGAAGCGGACGCGAACGGTGAGGACAGCGCGGACGAAGCGGACGACGCCGCAACTGAGGAACACGCCCCCAGATTCGTCTTCGGGTTTGCCGAGGAGCGAAACGAGGAGGCTGGCGGGATCTACGCCGAGGGTGACGTGATCCACGCGTACGCGGTCTGTGAGTGTGGAACGGCGTACTCCGACCGGTGGGTGGCGGGCGAGTGA
- a CDS encoding universal stress protein — MDATADHDDRDSSDESVDDARPHTSDPFDVTTVLVPVDGSDEAMHAVEYAVSVAERYGARVHALYVLDPETVRRSAPGEPDDDAIAAASEGFMDAARDVAADRVELTHSSAYGFSPTMKSRHPGSVVLDAAADAEVDFVVVPREPGGEANELLGRAAEYVLQYATEPVLSV, encoded by the coding sequence ATGGACGCTACAGCCGACCACGACGATCGGGACTCGTCGGACGAATCGGTCGACGACGCCCGACCGCACACGAGCGACCCGTTCGACGTGACGACCGTGCTCGTTCCGGTCGACGGCAGCGACGAGGCGATGCACGCCGTCGAGTACGCGGTCTCAGTCGCCGAGCGCTACGGCGCACGGGTCCACGCCCTCTACGTCCTCGATCCGGAGACGGTCCGCCGGAGTGCCCCTGGTGAGCCTGACGACGACGCGATCGCCGCCGCTAGCGAGGGGTTCATGGACGCCGCTCGCGACGTCGCCGCCGACCGCGTCGAACTCACGCACTCCTCTGCGTACGGCTTCTCGCCCACGATGAAATCCCGTCATCCCGGGAGCGTGGTGCTCGACGCCGCCGCCGACGCCGAGGTGGACTTCGTCGTGGTCCCGCGCGAACCCGGCGGCGAGGCCAACGAACTCCTCGGGCGTGCGGCCGAGTACGTCCTCCAGTACGCCACCGAACCCGTCCTCTCGGTCTGA
- a CDS encoding DUF5806 family protein encodes MTDDSTSPDRPERPDDGERTDETPADDAHGSVTDAADRTPADGSPADESSVDESATTESESDESRTDEPRTDEPADDATTAGEDTEAIDSSVPADVRKYDRFTKMDGARYDRANEFLRDRTYITAREWAIARLCADFRTETGVEMTKIGEHLPELVPFMTDTYTPQAVNQARAAFEEKVRMAGATFLYGAMSDFFTAEQLDDVMYEATEVAKFLLEVEGVDLAVEDELAAEERISSTMREVRTQSAALRHDDLTCPHCGESFEPGDAADEATADDAATDETEADPSPSG; translated from the coding sequence ATGACCGACGACTCTACGTCTCCCGACCGTCCCGAGCGCCCCGACGATGGCGAGCGCACGGACGAGACGCCAGCCGACGACGCTCACGGGTCCGTCACCGATGCAGCCGATAGAACGCCCGCTGACGGATCACCGGCCGACGAATCATCAGTCGACGAGTCGGCGACGACCGAATCGGAATCCGACGAATCGAGAACCGACGAACCAAGAACCGACGAGCCGGCTGACGACGCAACCACGGCTGGTGAGGACACGGAAGCGATCGACTCATCCGTTCCAGCCGATGTTCGGAAGTACGATCGCTTCACCAAAATGGACGGTGCGCGCTACGACCGCGCCAACGAGTTCCTCCGCGATCGGACGTACATCACCGCGCGCGAGTGGGCAATCGCGCGGCTGTGTGCCGATTTTCGTACGGAAACCGGCGTCGAGATGACCAAGATCGGCGAGCATCTCCCCGAGCTGGTCCCCTTCATGACCGATACTTACACTCCACAAGCGGTGAACCAGGCCCGGGCCGCCTTCGAGGAGAAGGTCCGGATGGCCGGTGCGACTTTTCTCTACGGCGCGATGAGCGATTTCTTCACCGCCGAGCAGTTGGACGACGTGATGTACGAGGCGACCGAGGTGGCGAAGTTCCTCTTGGAGGTCGAGGGCGTCGATCTCGCGGTCGAGGACGAGCTGGCGGCCGAAGAGCGGATTTCGAGCACGATGCGCGAGGTCCGTACCCAGAGCGCGGCGCTGCGCCACGACGACCTCACTTGTCCGCACTGTGGAGAGTCGTTCGAACCTGGCGACGCGGCCGACGAGGCGACCGCGGACGACGCCGCAACGGACGAGACCGAGGCCGACCCGAGCCCGTCGGGGTGA
- a CDS encoding phosphotransferase family protein — MSDESSATDAAIHGMVASLRPEWTVDSIRRSEHGTDLVAFLDVSKPSGRSDAVLKATTADFVTPEIARSEPRLLDLVGRETTIPVPQVFGFADSHPEYPAPFYVMERVSGRNYEGRPADLDAAARERVVAETGRNLAQLHDLGTLPRVGRVGVRDGELAVLDGEHGRVEDFRAWLRADIEEGLDALADGTYYPDLAVEPERFVDLVPALREELGARLASLTEPALPRYCHWDYRYGNLLVDPGTGATRAVLDWANLLAAEPAYNLAKTESHLLDPGAADSTERAATLRELFRDAYAAERDDWAFTAAIEERIETYRLKCRVDAMACLPLWLQDATPAERDERERQHRAFVARYL, encoded by the coding sequence GTGAGCGACGAGTCGTCGGCCACCGACGCCGCCATCCACGGGATGGTCGCTTCCCTCCGCCCGGAGTGGACGGTCGATTCGATCCGTCGCAGCGAGCACGGCACCGATCTCGTGGCGTTTCTCGACGTTTCGAAACCCAGTGGACGGTCCGACGCGGTTCTGAAGGCGACGACCGCTGATTTCGTTACACCCGAGATCGCTCGGTCGGAACCACGACTGCTCGATCTCGTCGGCCGCGAGACCACGATTCCCGTCCCGCAGGTGTTCGGGTTTGCCGACTCCCATCCCGAGTATCCGGCTCCGTTCTACGTGATGGAGCGCGTGTCCGGCAGGAACTACGAGGGACGTCCCGCTGATCTCGACGCCGCCGCCCGCGAACGGGTGGTCGCCGAGACCGGCCGGAACCTCGCTCAACTCCACGATCTCGGGACGTTGCCGCGAGTCGGACGGGTCGGCGTCCGCGACGGTGAACTCGCCGTGCTCGACGGCGAACACGGTCGTGTCGAGGACTTCCGTGCGTGGCTCCGCGCCGACATCGAGGAGGGGCTCGACGCGCTCGCGGACGGAACGTACTACCCCGATCTCGCTGTGGAGCCGGAGCGGTTCGTCGATCTCGTGCCCGCGCTCCGCGAGGAACTCGGCGCACGTCTCGCGTCGCTCACGGAACCCGCGCTACCGCGGTACTGCCACTGGGATTACCGGTACGGGAACCTCCTCGTCGATCCGGGCACAGGCGCGACGCGGGCCGTCCTCGACTGGGCGAACCTGCTCGCTGCGGAGCCGGCGTACAACCTCGCAAAGACCGAATCCCATCTACTCGACCCCGGAGCCGCTGACTCCACCGAGCGCGCCGCGACGCTCCGCGAACTGTTCCGCGACGCGTACGCGGCCGAACGCGACGACTGGGCGTTCACGGCCGCGATCGAGGAACGCATCGAGACGTACCGGCTCAAATGTCGCGTGGACGCGATGGCGTGTCTCCCGCTGTGGCTTCAGGACGCCACGCCGGCGGAGCGCGACGAGCGCGAGCGCCAGCACCGTGCGTTCGTCGCGAGGTATCTGTAG
- a CDS encoding universal stress protein, translating to MERALAVVEGTEETKQLVREAGELAAGVGAELLLLHVTTEEEFSDRANTLASIPNYDTEYSVDQARDGARQFAADIGREVFEGLDIEYEAVGALGDKQGTILDVAAERDCDHLFISGRKRSPTGKALFGDLTQSVILEFDGAVTVTTV from the coding sequence ATGGAGCGCGCGCTCGCCGTCGTCGAAGGCACCGAGGAGACCAAACAGCTCGTTCGAGAGGCCGGCGAACTCGCCGCCGGCGTCGGAGCCGAGCTGCTCCTGCTGCACGTCACCACCGAGGAGGAGTTCAGCGACCGAGCAAACACGCTCGCGAGCATTCCGAACTACGACACGGAGTACAGCGTCGATCAAGCGCGCGACGGGGCCCGCCAGTTCGCCGCCGACATCGGCCGTGAGGTCTTCGAGGGGCTCGACATCGAGTACGAGGCCGTCGGCGCGCTCGGTGACAAACAGGGGACTATCCTGGATGTCGCTGCCGAGCGCGACTGCGATCACCTGTTCATCAGCGGCCGGAAGCGCTCGCCGACGGGAAAAGCGCTGTTCGGCGACCTCACCCAGTCGGTGATCCTAGAGTTCGACGGTGCGGTGACGGTCACCACCGTTTAA
- a CDS encoding DUF2254 family protein, whose translation MDDASLPQRTVVVVLPLFIVSTALAARFGQSIGANGIEILTILASAQAAIFAIVFSITILGVQLSASGFSPRLVNLFREDDSYRFTTALFGTSIGIDILGLYLFSGENIFVYEMYLCGAGALAVGSLVVLYSFVDRILYQSTPEGILRRIKDQLSPEWTTQQAHLFQEDSTKRDPYHLLISVIDSAVEDRDNPTVSQGLNMVSEKIRNLLEYTHPESLGPESALGKSIEDLCTDRLPTLVERATENSQKTQAREVIECLDTIGEAGINREHEYVVKCSSQGLSRPVESLGYSELEDRVRKRIIDTNRELLAETAEATQWEAADHGIRLLGWRAAQSIMDRSAQHARDTGYTSVQILSIPSIHSSATAEASARTDDEDIDWQRGEDADFNELYPRENTLRGCYFAMCEITSAAIRSEIRTGRSVVNWSHVATGWRNCLNDLRNSNLELLFQLWLGTILYIEYLQSETDDEVLSGFNRVSIQMGIRDQISGVVDSIQNGSIRPKTQIDYVPGMTKPTEMPLTGFKSQPIPDLDTTFSEWLELQSGMGGAGGFV comes from the coding sequence GTGGACGACGCTTCGCTACCACAGCGGACAGTAGTCGTTGTGTTGCCGTTGTTCATCGTCTCAACGGCGCTAGCGGCACGCTTCGGTCAAAGCATTGGTGCAAACGGGATTGAGATCCTCACAATCTTAGCCTCAGCTCAGGCAGCAATATTCGCAATTGTCTTTTCAATAACCATACTAGGTGTTCAACTCTCTGCCTCTGGCTTTTCCCCACGACTTGTAAACCTATTTCGTGAGGATGATTCTTACAGATTCACAACTGCTCTATTCGGCACCTCAATTGGGATAGATATTCTTGGTCTCTATCTCTTTAGTGGAGAGAATATTTTCGTGTACGAAATGTATCTCTGTGGTGCGGGAGCTCTCGCAGTAGGCTCCTTGGTGGTTCTCTATTCCTTTGTTGACCGGATTTTGTACCAATCCACGCCGGAAGGGATTCTGCGTCGTATCAAGGATCAACTTTCACCAGAGTGGACGACTCAACAAGCACATCTATTTCAAGAGGATTCCACCAAGAGAGACCCATACCACCTTCTCATCTCAGTCATCGATTCCGCTGTTGAAGACCGAGACAACCCAACTGTGAGTCAAGGGTTGAATATGGTTTCAGAAAAAATCAGGAATTTACTGGAATATACTCATCCGGAGTCTCTGGGTCCTGAATCAGCGCTCGGGAAGTCCATCGAAGATCTTTGCACGGACCGATTGCCGACACTCGTGGAGCGTGCAACGGAAAATAGCCAAAAGACGCAGGCGAGAGAAGTGATCGAATGTCTAGACACTATCGGAGAAGCCGGAATCAATAGAGAACACGAATACGTTGTCAAATGTTCATCACAGGGTCTGTCCAGACCTGTTGAAAGTCTCGGATACAGTGAACTCGAAGACCGTGTGAGAAAGAGAATTATTGACACCAATCGTGAACTACTTGCAGAAACCGCTGAGGCTACGCAATGGGAAGCAGCAGATCATGGAATCCGTCTTCTAGGTTGGCGAGCAGCGCAATCAATCATGGATCGGTCGGCCCAACACGCCCGTGATACAGGATATACGTCGGTACAAATACTTAGTATTCCCAGTATCCACAGTAGTGCAACTGCTGAGGCTTCCGCTCGGACGGACGACGAGGATATCGATTGGCAGCGTGGAGAAGATGCTGATTTTAATGAGTTGTATCCACGTGAAAACACACTCCGAGGTTGTTATTTTGCGATGTGTGAAATCACGTCAGCAGCAATTCGAAGTGAAATCAGGACGGGAAGGAGTGTAGTCAATTGGTCGCACGTCGCTACAGGATGGAGAAATTGTCTAAATGATCTCAGAAATAGTAATCTTGAATTATTATTCCAACTATGGTTAGGGACGATATTGTATATCGAGTATCTCCAGTCGGAAACGGACGATGAGGTCCTTTCTGGCTTCAATCGAGTATCGATTCAGATGGGGATTAGAGATCAGATAAGCGGAGTGGTTGATTCCATACAGAACGGCAGTATTAGACCAAAGACACAAATTGACTATGTGCCTGGAATGACTAAACCCACAGAGATGCCCCTCACAGGTTTTAAATCACAACCAATTCCGGACCTCGACACCACATTTTCAGAATGGCTCGAACTTCAGAGTGGCATGGGTGGGGCGGGCGGGTTTGTGTAA
- a CDS encoding universal stress protein: protein MIDTVVIATDGSASASRAVSVALDLARRFEAEVHALYVVEESDVSAAPDDVRDRLRTALEADGETALEDIREASGRTVTTAVREGRPANEIGTYAREHDADLVATGTRGRHGEHRFVLGSVAEAVVRSCPVPVLTVRQLDAI from the coding sequence ATGATCGACACCGTGGTCATCGCGACCGACGGCTCGGCGAGCGCCTCGCGGGCGGTCAGCGTCGCGCTCGACCTCGCACGCCGGTTCGAGGCCGAAGTCCACGCACTGTACGTCGTCGAGGAGAGCGACGTCTCCGCCGCACCCGACGACGTCCGCGATCGCCTCCGGACGGCGCTCGAAGCCGACGGCGAAACTGCACTCGAAGACATCCGCGAAGCGAGCGGGCGGACGGTGACGACCGCGGTTCGGGAGGGACGGCCCGCGAACGAGATCGGCACGTACGCCCGCGAGCACGACGCCGATCTCGTGGCGACGGGGACGCGCGGCCGCCACGGCGAACACCGGTTCGTCCTCGGGAGCGTCGCCGAGGCTGTCGTTCGGAGCTGTCCGGTCCCCGTCCTCACCGTGCGCCAGCTCGACGCCATATAG